tgacttgcatttcatcatttgcaCGAATTTCTAAAAGAAGttttgcataatcaaatgaagaatttcttgcacatgtccgagttgataggttgagaaaAATGTTTGTCCATCCATCTCTGTCAAAATAAGTGCttcgccaggtaataccttttgaacaATGAATAGCCCTTGCCAATtcggagcaaatttgcctttggcCTCATCTTGCACTGGCAAAATCCGTTTCAGCACTTTGTCGCCTTCATCAAATGTACGCAAATGGACCTTCTTGTTGTAGGCCCGGGCCATGCGTTTTTGGTAACATTGACCGTGACAAATAGCATTAAGCCGTTTTTCATCAATCAAAGATAGTTGTTCATGACGCTGTTTTATCCAATTTGCCTCTTCCAATTTGGTCTCCATTAGAATACGCAGTGAAGGGATTTCGACCTCGGCAGGTAGcacagcttccattccatacataagCGAGTAGGGTGTTGCCCCAGTTGATGTTCGGATAGAAGTCCGATATGCCATTAGTGCATAAGGGAGCTTTTCATGCCAGTCACGATGCTTTTCAGTCATCTTGCGAAtgatcttcttcaaattcttgtttgcggCCTCCACAGCTCAGTTCATCTGCGGTCTATAGATGGCAGAATTACGATGTCTGGTCTTGAACTGTTCGCATAGCCCGtccaccatgtcattgttgagattcttggcattgtctgtAATCAATGTTTCTGGCACCCCAAATCGGCATATGATGTGATTTTTTAAGAAATTCGCCACCACCTTCTTTGTCACGTGCTTGAATGATTCCGCTTCGACCCATTTAGTGAAGTACTCAATTGctaccaatataaatcgatgcccatttgaagcaggagggTCAATTGTGCCAATCACATCCATACCTCACATTGAGCAGGGCCATGGGGCAATGATACTGTGCAACTCGGTGGGATGAGCGTGTATGATGTCGCCATGCATCTGACATTtaatacatctccggacaaaatctATGCAATCGCGTTCCATTGTAAGCCAAAaatatccggttctcatgattttcttcgccaACAAATGTCCATTCATATGAGGTCCGCAGATACCGCTATAAACCTCTTTCATCATGtattgagcttcatcttcatcgatgcaccttaaaaggttcaaatctgaggtcCTTTTGTATAATACctctccatttaagaaaaacttCGAGGCCATTCTGCGCAGGAAACTCTTGTCATTCGCACTAGCTCCTGGAGGGTAAGACCCAGCTTTGATGAATTCCTTAATATCATTGTACCAAGGGCTATTGTCAGAAGATTTGTCTACGACCCAACAATGAGCAGGCTTGTCTTGGAGTTGAATTCGGATAGGCTCGATTTCTAATTCGTCCGGATACTGTATCATAGAAGATAGGATGGCCAAGGCATCTGCAAATGCATTTCGGGCTCGTgggagatgtctgaactccaaaCTTTGAAATTGTTTAGCCAATTTAAGCAAATTACAGTGGTATGGCAGAatctttgaatctttggttatccattgTTTCAATgtttagtgcacaagtaaatctgaatcactgaaggCTATTAACTCCTTAACCTCcatttccaaagccattttAAGACCAAAAATACATGCTTCATACTCGGCCATGTTGTTCGtgcaagcaaattgcaatttaGTGGCTCCAGGGTAATGCTTCCTTTCTGGGGATACAAGAAATGCTCCTATTCCGACTCCAAAAGAATTGGCTGTACCATCGAAAAACAATCTCCATTCAGGGCACTGCTCGCACATATCTTCTACGGCATCGACTAATAAAACCTTTTCATCAGGGAAATAGGTATGGAGCGGTTGATAATCCTCGTCCTttggattttctgccaaatgatcGGCTATAGCTTGTCCCTTGACGGCCTTTTGcgaagtgaaaacaatatcaaactCTGAAAGAATCATCTGCCATTTGGCCAGACGCCCAGTTGGCATCGACTTTTCCAAGAAGTATTTCAGAGGATCGGAGTGGGAGATGAGATAGGTAGTATGACTTAGCAGGTAGTGCCTTAATTTTTGAGCTGCCCAGGCCAAAGCACAACAGCTTTTCTCAATAAACgaataattagcctcatacTGCGTGAATTTCTTGCTAAGATAGTAGATGGCTTGCTCTTTCCTTCCCGAGTCATCGTGCTGCCCcagaacacaccctactgctccgTCGAGCACAGATAAGTACATGATCAAAGGGCGGCCCGGTTTGGGTGGCACTAGGACCGGAGGCTGcagcaaataatctttaatcttgtcgaaagcttgttggcactcctcattccaatgCAACGGCACATTCTTTTTTAACAACTTGAACAGTGGCTCGCACGTAGCGATTAATTGGACAATGAATCTTCCAATGAAATTAATCTTCCCTAAGAAACTTTTCACATCTTTCTGCGTTTTCGACACTGGCATGTCTCGAATTGTTTTGATCTTTGTCGGGTCTATCTCTATGCCCTTCTTGCTGACAATGAAACCTAACAACTTACCAGCTGGTGCCCCAAAGGCGCACTTTGcaggatttaacttcaaattgtactttcgCAACCTTTCAAACAACTTTCTTAAATCCATCAAATGGTCCTCGGCTTTCTTGGATTTGATTATAATGTCATCCACATAGACCTCCATCTCCttgtggatcatatcatgaaacaaAGTAGTCATAGTCCTTTGATAAGTAGCTCCggcattctttaaaccaaaCGGCATTACTCGATAGCAAAAGGTGCCCCAATGGGTAATAAAAGCAGTCTTTTCTCTATCCTCTTCAGCCATTAAGATCTGATGGTACCCAGCAAAACAATCACAGAAAGATTCAATTTCGTGTCTGGCAGTGTTGTCTAGAATGATATGGATATTTGGCAAAAGAAAGTCATCTTTAGGGCTGGCCTTATTTAGGTCCCTATAATCAACACAAACTCGcacttctccatttttctttggaacagggactggattgGAGAGCCAAACAGGGTAATGGGATACAATGATAATATTAGTCTTaagctgcttttcaatttgctcttttattttgaggctcatatctggtttgaatttacgGGATTTTTGCTTCACTGGTGGAAAAGCTGGGTTTGTGGGTAATCTGTGCACCACTACATCAGTCGAAATGCCAGTCATATCGTCATAAGACCATGCAAAAACATCTTGAAACATAGACAAAAATTCAATCATCTCCTCTTTCTGCTTTTTATTCAAATGAATGTTGATTTGTATCTCCTTAACCTCGGTCTCAGTACCAATGTTAACAacttctgtttcttccaggttcgatttagatttctcctcatattgtttgagatcttttgaaaaagaatcaaatacttCCTCACTATAACTCTTGCTTTCAAATTCGGATTCCATAAtttccaagtcgtgagtgatatagagattgtcatcatcagattccaaaacagtgatatccaaagggtcaaataattttatttttggccatctgaaagaattaagaaGTTCGAGacaataagcaaataaacacataaatgaACGGCATGATAAAACAAACTATGCACTTTCATAAAACTTCAAACCAAAGCGGAAACAAGCTAAGAATATAAGtgcaaaagatgctttcattgaactatttacatatgcaagaaaaagttttcatgAACTTTAGTAAACGACAACCCCCTGTAGATTTAGCGAAACTCCATTCGTACGGGGAAGTACTTGGTGGTCCAGTTGTGTATAGCTCCTTGGGGAATGTCTGGGAATTCGGCATCATCTGACGGGCCATTTTCGGATATTGCTCCCACAAACAAATGAGTCAGGCTTGTCTCCACTTCGTCAATTGGACTAAACTCAGATGTAatgatttcagctggttttggaaagGTATAGCGTAATGGCGGGATGTCTAAAGCACctaacttgccttctttttctgcCCTTTTGCGTGCTTTCATCTCTTGTATATCTTTGGCAGTCGGACGGAATCCCAAACCAAATTGGTCCTTCTTTTCGATGAGTTCCACGGGCATCCGAATGCCTTGTAGATTGCGTCCCAATCCCTTATCAAATTCATATCCTCCGCGAATCATCTCCTTGGCCATCATAACACTGGCCGCTGGCAAAACCATTTCGTCTTTTGAATCCTCACTTGTTATCCAACTCACGGAGACAATATCAGCTGTATGGTAGGAAGACACAGAAGCATTTCGATTACCATCCTCCTCAGGCTCGGAATCGGCAAGTATAATGCAATCTTCTTCAGTAAAAATGGTTATCAACTGGTCGTTTACCACAAATTTCAATACTTGATGCAAGGAAGAGGGCACAACATCAGAGCTATGAATCCACGGCCGTCCGAGTAAAACATTATAGACACTGGGAAAGTGCATAACTTGGCAGGCTATCTGAAATTGAGCGGGCCCCATTTCGACCACCAAATTTACTTCTCCTTTGGACTCTCTTTGGGCTCCATCGAATCCTCGAACTATGGTCTCTGAGGGTTTTAATTTGACATCTTGCAACCCTAACTTCACCAACGTGCTCCAAGGACAAATATTGAGGGCAGACCCATTATCAATCAGTACTTTAGGCAACATTTTTCCATTGCACCTCACAGCTACATATAAGGCTTTGTTTTGACCAGTTCCTTCCGCAGGCAGCTCTTCATCAGAAAAAGTGATTTGTTTAGCAGTCAATACATTTCTGACTATGTACGAGAAATTGTCAACCGAAATATCCTTGGGAATCTGAGCCTTAGTCAAAACTTCAAGTAACGCATCCCTGTGCAAGTCGGAGGAAAAAAACAAGTCTAAGATGGAAATTTGGGCAGGTATTTTGCTCAGCTGTTCAACCACATTGTTTCGCTTCTCTTAAGTCTCTTGAGAAACTCCCATGCTTCTCTTTCGGTCACTGCGGGTTTGGTAGTCGGCTCACGATTACTTACTTGAACTGGGGCGTTAGCAGTTGAGGGACTTGCAATCTTTCCTGACCTCGTAACAACAGACACTTCTTCATTCAAAACTTGTTTACCCCCCATTTGCAAAACGGGCTCACTATAATTCCACGGCACTTGTCGTAGACTCAAAACCGGCACTTGTTCCGGGAATTCAATTACCACAGGTTCTAAGGCCGCACTTTTGGATGGGGTTAGGTCTAAAATGAAGGACCTTTTGTCTTCCTCATACGATGCCTCCTCTATCACAAAAGGTTGATCCATTATCACAAACACTTCTGTCTCATTTGACATGCTTCGGACAAGCTCTTTGAACTCCTCATCATCCATAATAACTCCAACAGTATCAGCGTGCTCCGGCAAGGGGTTCTTGCTCACAttcggtccttgttcttctcTTTTCCTAATCACGATGTCCCCTGCTTCTAACATGTCTTGAACCTTATGTTTAAGGAGTCGACAATTGGCCGTGGAGTGACCAGGTGCtcctgaatgataagcacaagtAGCTTGTGGATTATACCCAGCCGACATGCCATAAGGGTAAGTTGGAGAGGGAATCACACCTATTTTACCAGCAGCCTTTAATTGCTCATACAACTGatccaaaggcctgcctaggttgcTGAACGTTTGGATACGattttgattgtaggtttcagtaggttggggatagttgtaggtgggtctGTTTGGTGGGGGAAATCTTTTGTGGTAAGGAGGTCGAGGACGAATTTGTGGAAAGttaggttgagatatttggaaaggAGCCGTAGGCGGGTTGGCgtaatttgggcgaggtcgggGATAAGAAATATTGGTATTGTAGACAGGGTAAGGACTTGGATAGTAGGGATAAGGTGAATATGTTGGTTTATGTTGAAATCGGGGTCTTGGCGTAGGGTTTTGATCCTAGATGAAAGCAgcttcccttctttctttttaaattacAGTTTTTTCCCACTACTCCCTtgtccttgcaaagcatccaactgcgatttgagggcagagacattaacgATCTTCCTAACTCTTACAaagtcatcgtactcctcaagcttattgacaatagcggcgaacgagcatccagtcatgcggaaaattttttcaaagtacggcggatcatgtgctttaatgaaagtgcgtatgatttcgtcctcagtcattggtggctcgacttttgcagctattttcctccacctcttggcataagtcttgtgatcctcagagggttttctcttcgttccttccaacgtggttcgtgtctgAGCCAGCTCAcagttatactcgtactgccttacaaaagcattggacagGTCGAGCCAAGTCTTTACTTCTTCGGGTTTCAGATTGGAATACTAGTCGAGTGCATCTccctccagactttccgggAACAACGTTAGAGGCAGATTCTCATCGTCTACGGGctttcccaacttgttagcaaacagtCGGAGATGTGTTTTGGGATTACccgtgtcgcgccccacttttgatggtgtgaaagtgtggaatatgtatgtgaacgtgtgtaaatgaaaataaaaggccatgggacttgaaaatgcgacgatttggccaaacaaagttcaaaaagggttttttaatgaaaatggagtcgccacttggtatagagttagggtgtaccaagtcacccaaaaagtgatttttggaaagtagagtaaacaaacccctttttaagaacttttaggtctacgtaaccaaagcgagggatcgggggtcacatttgataagggagaaggcaaaggcaaagcctaaggcactcccttaccctagcaaaagctagttgcgtgacttagcccttcttttcctaatttttctacccaaagtatgcgttgcatgttggatgtgactaatgaatatgaaaaggaaagaaaaaatctaaaatgtttcgtatgaggctttttggtcccaaccacatgagttgtgttggccaataaggaaagtcctcatagaggtcgcgaatgatgcaaatgaagactcaagtatgagtgcaagtgtgaaaatgtaagaaaagtacacgtgtgcaaatgtaaggcaagtgcatgtgtgcaaattgagaaaataaaggtgtttgtgtgcaagtggatgaaaatataatagtaaatacatataagtgcaatgaggtgcaatttgtgaggtggaaaataaataagtgatagggaaagtgtgtgaacatggcatgtggattgcgaaaaatataagtagtgagaaaatgtagataaaaaTGGGAAAGGTGATATGCAAAGATGaagatgcatgaacctagaggagtgcatcaagtcgggtacgggagtGACTCCTAAttttacgactttgattttccctttgattggaaggaaaaactagcgtgctaaggctatttagtagccacactcgctcgtttcccttatcggaaggggaccctcaagcaaatgtaccctataactagcatgaagatgcaaaagcctaaaatgaaggggaaagggttggaggggcatgccaaatgctaaaaaactaagagaaatgcatgaaatgtagtgaacatgcaagtatgcactaacgaaaggaggacggcctattgggtctagcgttggactagccctttctatgaattcctactagcgttggactagtggaataCGGAAcgatgagccacaactagcgttggactagtgtgtggacgtacattcatccatcaagttcatttatgactatagaaagcaagtaggcatgtaaatcatctataaacacgtagcacttaacacttagcatgctcgactagatgcaagggcctaataaagcgattaaacacgtagcaacaaaagcaagcaatgagcctattacatttgctaactaaaacaaaagggggtagggaaaattggacaaaatgctcgccaagccctatctattacaagccaagaggtgtacacataccccataaaagaatgactttgataaaagcaaaagtaattgaaataaatgaaaggcattaaggaaaagtaaggaaaacaaagtagacatgcaattctcacttagcacgttggatcacataggggagagacaaaaaaaaactaaaagaaattatacctcccttggaatggtgtccaaatgaaagaaaaatggcttcaaaacaacaaaaaggtcaaggtaccactttaattgagaaaaattaaaagaaatgtgcaaatacaaagctcacttgatcataaagcccctaaagtcatgacttaagtgcaattggaacaaagcatagtagtcaattgaagcaaacaagcaatgaaattgtaaaattacaagctatcaaggaccaaattgagaaaatcatgcaattgattgggtcatagtagaacgaggggagacttggggggtcaaagtgctaAATCTGAAAGTTATTCTTCATGCAATCCCACGTAAGAGACTTGTTTCTGCAATGTTTATGTATTCTAACAAACGAAATGGAATCTGC
The DNA window shown above is from Coffea arabica cultivar ET-39 chromosome 5e, Coffea Arabica ET-39 HiFi, whole genome shotgun sequence and carries:
- the LOC113743881 gene encoding uncharacterized protein; translated protein: MTEKHRDWHEKLPYALMAYRTSIRTSTGATPYSLMYGMEAVLPAEVEIPSLRILMETKLEEANWIKQRHEQLSLIDEKRLNAICHGQCYQKRMARAYNKKVHLRTFDEGDKVLKRILPVQDEAKGKFAPNWQGLFIVQKGKRILLIPAIFNAYS
- the LOC140006932 gene encoding uncharacterized protein, encoding MSAGYNPQATCAYHSGAPGHSTANCRLLKHKVQDMLEAGDIVIRKREEQGPNVSKNPLPEHADTVGVIMDDEEFKELVRSMSNETEVFVIMDQPFVIEEASYEEDKRSFILDLTPSKSAALEPVVIEFPEQVPVLSLRQVPWNYSEPVLQMGGKQVLNEEVSVVTRDALLEVLTKAQIPKDISVDNFSYIVRNVLTAKQITFSDEELPAEGTGQNKALYVAVRCNGKMLPKVLIDNGSALNICPWSTLVKLGLQDVKLKPSETIVRGFDGAQRESKGEVNLVVEMGPAQFQIACQVMHFPSVYNVLLGRPWIHSSDVVPSSLHQVLKFVVNDQLITIFTEEDCIILADSEPEEDGNRNASVSSYHTADIVSVSWITSEDSKDEMVLPAASVMMAKEMIRGGYEFDKGLGRNLQGIRMPVELIEKKDQFGLGFRPTAKDIQEMKARKRAEKEGKLGALDIPPLRYTFPKPAEIITSEFSPIDEVETSLTHLFVGAISENGPSDDAEFPDIPQGAIHNWTTKYFPILMAEEDREKTAFITHWGTFCYRVMPFGLKNAGATYQRTMTTLFHDMIHKEMEVYVDDIIIKSKKAEDHLMDLRKLFERLRKYNLKLNPAKCAFGAPAGKLLGFIVSKKGIEIDPTKIKTIRDMPVSKTQKDPPVLVPPKPGRPLIMYLSVLDGAVGCVLGQHDDSGRKEQAIYYLSKKFTQYEANYSFIEKSCCALAWAAQKLRHYLLSHTTYLISHSDPLKYFLEKSMPTGRLAKWQMILSEFDIVFTSQKAVKGQAIADHLAENPKDEDYQPLHTYFPDEKVLLVDAVEDMCEQCPEWRLFFDGTANSFGVGIGAFLVSPERKHYPGATKLQFACTNNMAEYEACIFGLKMALEMEVKELIAFSDSDLLVH